Proteins co-encoded in one Gossypium arboreum isolate Shixiya-1 chromosome 11, ASM2569848v2, whole genome shotgun sequence genomic window:
- the LOC108470372 gene encoding gamma carbonic anhydrase 1, mitochondrial-like, whose product MGTLGKAIYTVGFWIRETGQALDRLGCRLQGNYYFQEQLSRHRTLMNVFDKAPIVDRDAFVAPSASVIGDVKVGRSSSIWYGCVLRGDVNSISIGSGTNIQDNSLVHVAKSNLSRKVLPTIIGSNVTVGHSAVLHGCTVEDEAFVGMGATLLDGVYVEKHAMVAAGALVRQNTRIPCGEVWGGNPAKFLRKLTEEEMTFISQSALNYTNLAQVHAAENAKSFDEIELEMMLRKKFARRDEEYDSMLGVVRETPPELILPDNIIPDKAPKAA is encoded by the exons ATGGGAACATTGGGGAAAGCAATCTACACGGTTGGATTCTGGATCCGAGAAACCGGCCAAGCCCTCGATCGCCTTGGATGTCGCCTCCAAGGCAATTACTACTTCCAAGAACAGC TGTCGAGGCATCGGACGTTGATGAACGTATTCGACAAAGCTCCAATTGTTGATAGGGATGCCTTTGTTGCACCTAGCGCTTCTGTCATCGGCGATGTTAAGGTTGGACGGAGTTCTTCTATCTGGTATGGCTGTGTTTTGAGAG GTGATGTCAATAGCATCAGTATCGGGTCTGGAACAAATATCCAAGATAACTCCCTTGTTCATGTTGCAAAATCTAACTTAAGCAGGAAGGTTTTACCAACGATTATTGGAAGTAATGTTACCGTCG GTCATAGTGCTGTTTTACACGGATGTACTGTTGAGGATGAAGCATTTGTTGGTATGGGGGCTACCCTATTAGATGGTGTTTATGTTGAGAAGCATGCCATGGTTGCTGCAGGAGCTCTTGTGAGGCAGAATACTAGGATTCCGTGTGGAGAG GTTTGGGGTGGTAATCCTGCCAAGTTCCTAAGAAAGCTAACAGAAGAAGAGATGACCTTCATTTCTCAGTCAGCTCTCAATTATACCAATTTGGCGCAAGTTCATGCAGCAGAAAATGCAAAGAgctttgatgaaattgagttagAGATGATGCTCCGCAAGAAATTTGCACGCCGTGATGAGGAATATGATTCAATGCTTGGGGTTGTTCGTGAGACACCTCCTGAGCTTATCCTTCCTGATAACATTATACCAGATAAAGCGCCAAAAGCTGCTTAG
- the LOC108471963 gene encoding uncharacterized protein LOC108471963, whose amino-acid sequence MDVEKILNYPSENESLIESLTDEEIIQGVIDVSSDAEQYPDDRNVLSRVSPKETFLAVDILKNYLIQQEKNIPDLVYALLKVKDEIVFDSHAKKKQLTIDAYFSKE is encoded by the coding sequence ATGGATGTtgagaaaattttgaattatCCAAGTGAAAATGAATCTTTGATAGAGTCACTTACGGATGAAGAAATTATTCAAGGAGTAATAGATGTGTCATCTGATGCCGAGCAATATCCAGATGATCGTAATGTTTTATCACGTGTTTCTCCAAAAGAGACTTTTCTAGCTGTGGATATCTTGAAGAATTATTTAATACAACAGGAGAAGAATATACCAGATTTGGTTTATGCCCTTCTAAAAGTTAAAGATGAAATTGTATTTGATTCACATGCAAAGAAGAAGCAGTTAACTATTGATGCATATTTTAGCaaagaataa
- the LOC108471196 gene encoding putative glucose-6-phosphate 1-epimerase, producing MAMVSMKFFVPSLNSPNLRPTKRYSGMAVAASNQDAVALGVTVTQGEGNLPRLLLTSDHGSEAEIYLFGGCITSWKVPSGRDLLFVRPDAVFDKKKPISGGIPHCFPQFGPGLMQQHGFARNMDWSLVESENVEGNPNVTLELKDGPYSRAMWDFSFQARYKVVLNTKSLSTELKITNTDNKPFTFSTALHSYFRASITGVSVKGLKGCKTLNKDPDPKNPIEGREERDAITFPGFVDCIYLDAPNEVHLDNGLGDVITIRNTNWSDAVLWNPHLQMEACYKDFVCVENAKIGTIQLEPEQSWIAKQHLSIA from the exons ATGGCGATGGTTTCGATGAAATTCTTTGTCCCTTCCTTAAATTCTCCTAATCTACGCCCCACCAAGCG TTACTCAGGCATGGCTGTTGCAGCTTCAAACCAGGATGCTGTTGCTTTGGGGGTCACAGTAACACAAGGGGAAGGCAATTTACCCAGGCTTCTCCTTACTTCTGATCATGGCAG TGAAGCTGAGATTTATCTATTTGGTGGTTGCATTACATCTTGGAAAGTTCCAAGTGGGAGAGACCTTCTATTTGTACGGCCTGATGCTGTATTTGACAAGAAGAAGCCAATCAG TGGAGGTATTCCACATTGTTTCCCACAGTTTGGACCTGGTCTAATGCAGCAG CATGGATTTGCAAGGAATATGGATTGGTCCCTTGTGGAGTCTGAAAATGTGGAAGGCAACCCGAATGTAACTCTTGAGCTAAAAGATGGTCCTTACAGCCGAGCCATGTGGGATTTCAGTTTTCAGGCTAGATATAAG GTTGTTCTAAATACAAAGAGCCTTTCCACCGAGCTAAAAATAACAAACACAGACAACAAGCCATTTACATTCAGCACTGCCTTGCATTCGTATTTTCGT GCATCCATAACAGGGGTATCCGTGAAAGGTTTGAAAGGTTGCAAAACTCTGAATAAAGATCCTGATCCTAAGAATCCGATTGAGGGTAGGGAGGAAAG GGATGCCATCACTTTTCCTGGATTTGTAGATTGCATTTACCTTGATGCTCCTAATGAGGTGCACCTTGATAATGGCTTAGGTGATGTAATAACCATCAGGAATACAAA TTGGTCAGATGCTGTTCTATGGAACCCACATCTGCAGATGGAAGCATGTTACAAAGATTTTGTTTGTGTTGAAAATGCTAAG ATTGGAACCATCCAGCTCGAGCCCGAACAGTCTTGGATAGCTAAACAACACCTCAGCATTGCCTGA
- the LOC108471965 gene encoding laccase-11-like, producing the protein MGGFQGLQSMLEKETELSSMSQTMQNITCPFIDTFAMEVESGKTYLLRIINAALNDDLFFAISGHNMMLVEVDAIAPGQTTNVLVRAKCLAGRYFMAARPFMDAPLPADNKTATAILQYKGIPNIVLPTRPQLPASNDTDFALSYNKKLRSLNSAKFPAIVPLKVDRKLFYTVGFGKDLCTTCVKGTRLLASLNNISFVMPKIGLLQAHYFNTKRVFRTDFPDKPPKPFNYTGAPLTADLGTAHMGQG; encoded by the exons ATGGGAGGTTTCCAGGGCCTACAATCTATGCTAGAGAAGGAGACAGAGTTATCGTCAATGTCACAAACCATGCAAAATATAACATGTCCATTCATTG ATACATTTGCAATGGAGGTTGAATCAGGGAAGACATACCTGCTAAGAATCATCAATGCTGCCCTTAATGATGACCTTTTCTTTGCGATTTCGGGTCATAACATGATGTTAGTCGAGGTTGATGCG ATCGCACCGGGGCAAACGACCAACGTTCTCGTACGAGCCAAATGTTTGGCCGGCAGATATTTCATGGCTGCTAGGCCTTTCATGGATGCACCACTTCCAGCTGACAACAAAACAGCAACAGCAATACTCCAATACAAAGGAATTCCCAACATTGTTCTTCCTACACGTCCCCAATTACCGGCTTCCAACGACACCGATTTCGCTTTGAGCTACAACAAAAAGCTAAGGAGCTTAAACTCAGCTAAGTTCCCTGCAATTGTGCCCCTTAAGGTTGATAGAAAACTCTTCTACACAGTCGGTTTCGGTAAAGATCTGTGCACGACATGCGTAAAAGGAACGAGACTATTAGCTTCATTGAATAATATCTCCTTCGTGATGCCCAAAATCGGACTTCTCCAAGCTCATTACTTCAATACGAAAAGGGTTTTTAGGACAGATTTCCCAGACAAACCTCCAAAGCCATTCAACTACACAGGTGCACCCCTTACTGCCGACCTTGGCACTGCACATATGGGACAAGGCTAA
- the LOC108473658 gene encoding U-box domain-containing protein 5 produces MGIDAAQVVETPCHPSPFKVHHVMCTEFRKLVDRIMWIFPEIEAARPRCTSGITALCSLISAIDRAKLLLQYCSESSKLYLVITTDVLVSRFQKSKNLLEQGLCQIQNMVPVMLAVEISQIIDDLRAANFIPDKSEEEIGKVVRELLLRGVAESDSMDCAEIKALQTAASQLHFTSSKDILTEKRSIRKLLEKVSDSDQQKKYILRCLLYLLRKYSNLIIKEQTDDKTDRNEEAFASNNPSTNCMHTHSVNAESHMEYKQHDVLADKSSIATLPDEFKCPISSRLMYDPVIIASGQTFERIWIQKWFDDGNDTCPKTGVKLAHLSFTPNSTMKDLILKWCLAYGITIQDPSSQPDVSHLLETSSTSIASFGSYINDLRFPVDISNISLGSLDASYTSSKQNGDGLSLVPEQNSDDLCRYQSPSNISKMDLESLSSLLELDWEAQNKIVEDMKNHLECDELSCFSLSPENFIEPLIKFLSSGHYLQDVRAQRAGFQLLSTFLRKNRNGIRYLNEDAYSLLSLFLDSEVTQEVLDAMEVLSCHSSCKSKIAASGALVSLLNILDLNITDFQERAIKTLRNLSSSPDVCSNLERLECIPKLAPFLQDTTLARHCIVVLRNLCSNEAARASIAQTPGCIGSVAILLETNSHEDQEHALGILLSLCSQCVEYCQLVKDESDIFPALFDVSVNGSEKGKASALELLRLLRDTNYDGKRQECFQSDNVAPEDANDNAKDKKSPKALFGVKLSMFSKSIPTKKKK; encoded by the exons ATGGGGATCGATGCTGCCCAAGTAGTGGAGACTCCATGCCATCCCAGTCCCTTTAAG GTGCATCACGTGATGTGCACTGAATTTAGGAAGTTGGTTGATAGGATTATGTGGATATTCCCAGAAATCGAAGCTGCTCGACCTCGATGCACTTCGGGAATAACGGCACTATGCTCACTCATCAGTGCAATTGACAGAGCAAAGTTGCTTCTCCAGTACTGCAGCGAATCCAGTAAACTCTATCtg GTAATAACAACGGATGTCCTAGTTTCAAGGTTTCAAAAATCAAAAAACTTGTTGGAACAAGGTTTATGCCAAATTCAGAACATGGTTCCAGTTATGTTGGCGGTCGAG ATCTCTCAAATTATTGATGATCTACGAGCTGCAAATTTTATCCCTGATAAATCTGAAGAAGAGATCGGGAAGGTTGTAAGAGAATTGCTCCTGAGGGGAGTTGCAGAGTCGGATTCAATGGACTGTGCTGAAATTAAAGCTCTTCAAACTGCAGCATCACAACTTCATTTTACGTCTTCAAAAGACATCTTAACGGAGAAGAGATCTATTAGGAAGTTGCTGGAAAAAGTCAGTGACTCTGACCAACAAAAGAAATATATCTTGAGATGTCTTTTGTATCTGCTGAGGAAGTATTCGAACCTTATTATCAAAGAGCAAACAGACGACAAGACTGATCGGAATGAAGAAGCATTTGCAAGTAACAACCCTAGTACTAATTGTATGCATACTCACTCGGTTAATGCGGAATCTCATATGGAGTATAAGCAACATGATGTTCTTGCTGATAAGTCAAGTATTGCCACTCTTCCTGACGAATTTAAATGCCCcatatcttcaagattgatgTATGATCCTGTTATCATTGCTTCTGGACAAACATTTGAGAGGATTTGGATCCAGAAGTGGTTTGATGATGGTAATGATACGTGCCCAAAAACCGGAGTGAAACTGGCCCATCTGTCATTTACTCCAAATTCTACCATGAAGGATCTAATATTAAAATGGTGTTTGGCATATGGGATCACCATTCAGGACCCAAGCAGCCAACCTGATGTGTCTCACTTGTTGGAAACTTCTTCCACCTCCATAGCTAGTTTTGGCAGTTATATAAATGATCTGCGCTTTCCAGTGGACATCAGCAATATATCGCTTGGATCTTTAGATGCTAGTTATACTTCCAGTAAACAGAATGGAGATGGCTTAAGTTTGGTACCAGAGCAGAACAGTGATGATCTTTGCCGATATCAATCTCCCAGCAACATAAGTAAGATGGATTTGGAGTCTCTATCTAGCCTTCTTGAACTTGATTGGGAAGCACAAAATAAGATAGTTGAAGATATGAAAAATCATTTGGAATGTGATGAGCTATCTTGTTTTTCTTTGTCACCCGAGAACTTCATCGAGCCTCTCATTAAGTTTTTGAGCAGCGGTCATTATTTACAGGATGTAAGAGCACAGAGAGCTGGATTTCAGTTGTTATCGACCTTTCTTCGCAAAAACAG AAATGGCATAAGATACCTAAATGAAGATGCATATAGTCTGCTATCATTGTTCCTTGACTCTGAAGTAACTCAAGAGGTTCTCGATGCCATGGAAGTATTGTCTTGCCATAGCAGTTGTAAATCCAAGATTGCTGCATCTGGTGCTCTTGTTTCCCTTTTAAATATTCTTGACTTGAATATCACAGATTTCCAAGAACGAGCCATTAAAACTTTGCGCAACCTGTCCTCAAGCCCCGATGTTTGTTCCAATTTGGAGCGTTTGGAGTGCATCCCAAAATTGGCTCCATTCTTACAAGACACCACTCTCGCAAGGCACTGTATAGTGGTATTGCGAAATTTGTGCAGTAACGAAGCGGCTAGGGCTTCTATTGCCCAAACTCCTGGATGCATTGGTTCTGTTGCTATATTACTGGAGACCAACAGTCACGAGGATCAAGAGCATGCCTTGGGTATTCTCCTTTCGTTGTGCTCGCAATGTGTTGAATATTGTCAGTTAGTGAAGGATGAGAGTGATATATTCCCCGCCCTTTTCGATGTATCCGTTAATGGGAGTGAAAAAGGGAAGGCAAGCGCATTGGAATTGCTACGGCTACTAAGAGATACCAACTATGATGGTAAACGACAAGAATGCTTTCAATCGGACAATGTTGCACCCGAAGATGCTAATGACAATGCCAAAGACAAGAAGTCTCCCAAGGCACTGTTTGGAGTGAAATTGTCCATGTTCTCAAAATCCATCCCAACAAAAAAGAAgaaatga